The proteins below come from a single Xyrauchen texanus isolate HMW12.3.18 chromosome 1, RBS_HiC_50CHRs, whole genome shotgun sequence genomic window:
- the LOC127643805 gene encoding GTPase HRas-like translates to MTEYKLVVVGAGGVGKSALTIQLIQNHFVDEYDPTIEDSYRKQVVIDGETCLLDILDTAGQEEYSAMRDQYMRTGEGFLCVFAINNTKSFEDIHQYREQIKRVKDSDDVPMVLVGNKCDLPTRTVDTRQAQELARSYGIPYIETSAKTRQGVEDAFYTLVREIRQHKLRKLNPPDDNGQDCMNCRCVVS, encoded by the exons ATGACGGAATATAAGTTAGTGGTGGTAGGTGCAGGTGGTGTGGGCAAGAGTGCGCTGACCATCCAGCTCATCCAGAACCATTTTGTTGATGAATATGACCCAACCATTGAG GACTCATACAGGAAACAGGTGGTGATTGATGGAGAGACATGTCTGTTGGATATTCTGGATACTGCTGGTCAGGAAGAGTACAGTGCAATGAGAGACCAGTACATGAGGACCGGAGAAGGCTTTCTCTGTGTCTTTGCCATCAACAATaccaagtcttttgaagacatTCATCAGTACAG GGAACAGATTAAGAGGGTCAAAGACTCTGATGATGTGCCTATGGTGCTTGTGGGCAATAAATGTGACCTGCCAACACGCACTGTGGACACGAGGCAAGCCCAGGAACTGGCCCGTAGCTATGGTATACCCTACATTGAAACCTCAGCCAAGACAAGACAG GGAGTGGAAGATGCCTTCTATACACTTGTCCGTGAGATCAGGCAGCACAAGTTGAGGAAACTGAACCCGCCAGATGATAACGGTCAAGACTGTATGAATTGTCGCTGTGTGGTGTCATGA